From a single Candoia aspera isolate rCanAsp1 chromosome 2, rCanAsp1.hap2, whole genome shotgun sequence genomic region:
- the PCTP gene encoding phosphatidylcholine transfer protein produces the protein MLADCSPELCAEVYMDLKYRTKWDEYVRDLCEKTQDGKTAIYWEVKFPFPLANRDYVFVRERQDMDLDGQKIYVILAKSVNTVKFPEKSGNVRVKNYRQGVAFASDGKKGCKVFMSYFDDPGGKLPSWVVNWATKTGVPNFLKDMQKACLSYRKR, from the exons ATGCTTGCTGATTGTTCCCCAGAGCTATGTGCTGAAGTTTATATGGACTTAAAGTACAGAACAAAATGGGACGAATATGTTAGAG ATCTATGTGAGAAAACTCAGGATGGCAAAACAGCTATCTACTGGGAAGTGAAGTTCCCCTTCCCCTTGGCAAACAGAGAT TATGTTTTTGTTCGTGAGCGTCAAGATATGGACCTTGATGGGCAGAAGATCTATGTTATATTGGCTAAAAGCGTAAATACTGTTAAATTCCCTGAAAAGTCTGGGAATGTTAGAGTAAAGAATTATAGACAAGGTGTGGCCTTTGCAAGTGATGGCAAGAAAGGGTGCAAAG TTTTCATGTCCTATTTTGATGATCCTGGCGGAAAGCTTCCTTCGTGGGTTGTCAACTGGGCAACTAAG ACTGGAGTTCCCAACTTCTTGAAAGACATGCAGAAAGCTTGCCTCAGTTATCGTAAGAGATAA